A single window of bacterium DNA harbors:
- a CDS encoding SRPBCC family protein yields the protein MASKTAWMTRWAGLALAAVGLSGCKSVHAELFVPASSAEVWSVLMAGDEYGAWNPVLVEVAGTFREGATMSYQMMTSDGTATPVDAEIVKLDPERELNQYGGYPGILTFDHHWILEPVEGGTQVTQHEDYAGVGVFFFDSDFFQQAYERGLEALRERVANPAARSD from the coding sequence ATGGCGAGCAAGACCGCCTGGATGACGAGATGGGCAGGCCTCGCGCTGGCGGCGGTCGGTCTCTCGGGCTGCAAGTCGGTGCACGCGGAGCTCTTCGTGCCGGCCTCGTCGGCGGAGGTGTGGTCGGTGTTGATGGCCGGGGACGAGTACGGCGCCTGGAACCCGGTGCTCGTCGAGGTCGCGGGGACGTTTCGCGAGGGGGCGACGATGTCCTACCAGATGATGACTTCGGACGGGACGGCGACGCCCGTCGACGCCGAGATCGTGAAGCTCGATCCGGAGCGCGAGCTCAATCAGTACGGGGGGTACCCCGGGATCCTGACCTTCGACCACCACTGGATCCTCGAGCCGGTCGAGGGCGGAACGCAGGTGACCCAGCACGAGGACTACGCCGGCGTGGGCGTTTTCTTCTTCGATTCGGACTTCTTCCAACAGGCCTACGAGCGGGGACTGGAGGCCTTGCGAGAGCGGGTCGCGAATCCGGCCGCGCGTTCCGACTGA
- a CDS encoding TetR family transcriptional regulator translates to MAPETAKSRPDAAWQRARRPEQKAERRRAILDATVALLDEAGVEGATLSEIARRAGLSKANCYRYFESREAILLELTLAESRAWMDAIEAGLVPLADSGDVAAVTGVFADATVARPRLCTLYGAIYSVMERNVRPDGVAEFKQRFHERVFGSGNAIVRALPDLTAGDAEQFVLFLGFFIAGAWPSATPAPGVPEALARRVPGYRPRDFETMLRAHTRIVLQGLLAEHAAPTTR, encoded by the coding sequence ATGGCCCCTGAAACCGCAAAGAGCCGGCCCGACGCCGCCTGGCAGCGCGCCCGCCGCCCCGAGCAGAAGGCCGAGCGACGCCGCGCGATCCTCGACGCGACCGTCGCGCTGCTCGACGAGGCCGGCGTGGAGGGCGCCACCCTCTCCGAGATCGCCCGACGCGCTGGGCTCTCGAAGGCCAACTGCTACCGCTACTTCGAGAGCCGCGAGGCGATTCTCCTCGAGCTGACCCTCGCCGAGAGTCGGGCCTGGATGGACGCGATCGAGGCCGGGCTGGTCCCCCTCGCCGACTCGGGCGATGTCGCCGCGGTCACGGGGGTCTTCGCGGATGCGACTGTGGCGCGCCCCCGCCTCTGCACGCTCTACGGCGCCATCTACTCCGTCATGGAGCGCAACGTCCGTCCGGACGGCGTGGCGGAGTTCAAGCAGCGGTTCCACGAGCGGGTCTTCGGTTCGGGCAACGCGATCGTCCGCGCCCTCCCCGACCTGACGGCCGGTGACGCCGAGCAGTTCGTCCTCTTCCTGGGCTTCTTCATCGCGGGCGCCTGGCCGAGCGCCACGCCGGCCCCCGGCGTCCCCGAGGCCCTTGCGCGACGGGTTCCCGGGTACCGACCCCGAGACTTCGAGACGATGCTCCGCGCGCACACGCGCATCGTGCTTCAGGGCCTGCTCGCCGAGCACGCCGCCCCCACGACGCGATAG
- a CDS encoding TauD/TfdA family dioxygenase: MEVTPLEGAFGVELRGIDLSRATRPEDAALLRKLLLEHRLVVARDQDLDPPSLRDLGASLGPLDRHPFIEAVPGHPEVIAVVKEPDEKHNFGGGWHSEVSFYEEPAMATMLYAVEVPEVGGDTLLADAVLAYEALPDVTKARIRDLEAEHSAEHIYGPGGFYQGRSEGKSEGTKTKDVAQATGRVRHPIVRTHPETGEKILYVNGGFVVGIAGLPTEESIALRAELVEHSTRDEFVTRLKWNPGTLAFWDNRSTQHYALNDYAGHRREMLRVVVAGDRPV; the protein is encoded by the coding sequence ATGGAAGTCACTCCCCTCGAAGGCGCCTTCGGCGTCGAGCTCCGCGGCATCGATCTCTCGCGGGCGACGCGCCCCGAGGACGCCGCCCTGCTCCGCAAGCTGCTCCTCGAACACCGCCTCGTCGTCGCGCGCGACCAGGATCTGGACCCGCCCTCGCTCCGCGATCTCGGCGCGTCCCTCGGCCCCCTCGACCGCCATCCCTTCATCGAAGCCGTGCCCGGCCATCCCGAGGTGATCGCCGTCGTGAAGGAGCCGGACGAGAAGCACAACTTCGGCGGCGGGTGGCACTCGGAGGTCAGCTTCTACGAGGAGCCCGCGATGGCGACGATGCTCTACGCGGTCGAGGTCCCGGAGGTCGGCGGCGACACGCTGCTCGCCGATGCAGTCCTCGCCTACGAAGCGCTTCCCGACGTGACGAAGGCGCGGATCCGGGACCTCGAGGCCGAGCACTCCGCCGAACACATCTACGGCCCGGGCGGCTTCTACCAGGGTCGGTCCGAGGGCAAGTCCGAAGGCACGAAGACCAAGGACGTCGCGCAGGCGACCGGTCGCGTCCGCCATCCGATCGTCCGGACGCATCCCGAGACCGGCGAGAAGATCCTCTACGTGAACGGCGGCTTCGTCGTCGGGATCGCCGGCCTCCCGACCGAGGAGTCGATCGCGCTCCGCGCCGAGCTCGTCGAGCACTCGACCCGGGACGAGTTCGTGACGCGCCTGAAGTGGAACCCGGGCACCCTCGCCTTCTGGGACAACCGCTCGACCCAGCACTACGCCCTCAACGACTACGCCGGCCATCGGCGCGAGATGTTGCGCGTCGTCGTCGCAGGGGATCGTCCCGTCTAG
- a CDS encoding glycine/betaine/sarcosine/D-proline family reductase selenoprotein B, protein MRQDPIDYIARTREQYAALGYPPYAWVESDAPPAFVKPDRPAREWRVGLVASGGIYAVGQPAFHFKDDLSFRAIATDTSSDSLRITHFAYDLTDAREDPNVVLPLAPLRRLVEAGEIGSLGPHAYTFMGGIYSARKVRDVLAPAIADHLENDEVDVALMVPV, encoded by the coding sequence ATGCGCCAGGACCCGATCGACTACATCGCGCGCACGCGCGAGCAGTACGCGGCGCTCGGCTATCCGCCCTACGCCTGGGTCGAGAGCGACGCGCCGCCGGCGTTCGTCAAGCCCGATCGGCCTGCGCGCGAGTGGCGGGTCGGGCTCGTCGCTTCGGGCGGGATCTACGCCGTCGGGCAGCCGGCGTTCCACTTCAAGGACGACCTGAGCTTTCGCGCGATCGCGACGGACACGTCGAGCGATTCGCTTCGGATCACCCACTTCGCCTACGACCTGACCGACGCGCGCGAGGACCCGAACGTCGTCCTGCCCCTGGCGCCGCTTCGCCGTCTGGTCGAGGCCGGAGAGATCGGATCGCTCGGTCCGCATGCGTACACCTTCATGGGCGGCATCTACTCCGCGCGCAAGGTGCGCGACGTCCTCGCGCCGGCGATCGCCGACCATCTCGAGAACGACGAGGTCGACGTCGCATTGATGGTCCCCGTCTGA
- a CDS encoding DUF2470 domain-containing protein has protein sequence MSSDSAAAAVACRVLMRSAAAGVLATRSVAVDGYPLGSVVPFVLTPEGRCVVYVSRIAQHTKNFEKDSRASLTVVEADLSGGDGDPQAFGRVSVLGDARRLEGAELEAARERYARFFPESRGHSGVHDFDYWAIDPVRVRYIGGFGAIHWVERDEFCLPPAEWQAGEPGIVQHMNEDHRDAMALMWKQIRGGEPTGRDDEREPMMLASDPEGFHMRWGAETAYVPYAKRCETALDVRKEMVRLTREARAATA, from the coding sequence TTGAGCTCGGATTCTGCCGCGGCGGCCGTCGCCTGCCGCGTCTTGATGCGGAGCGCGGCCGCCGGTGTTCTTGCGACCCGGTCGGTCGCCGTCGACGGCTATCCGCTCGGCTCGGTCGTGCCCTTCGTGCTGACGCCCGAGGGCCGCTGCGTGGTCTACGTCAGCCGGATCGCCCAGCACACGAAGAACTTCGAGAAGGACTCGCGGGCGAGCCTGACGGTCGTGGAGGCCGACCTTTCCGGGGGCGACGGAGATCCGCAGGCGTTCGGTCGCGTGAGCGTACTGGGGGACGCGCGTCGGCTCGAAGGGGCGGAGCTCGAGGCCGCCCGCGAGCGCTACGCGCGCTTCTTCCCGGAGAGTCGCGGCCACTCCGGCGTCCACGACTTCGACTACTGGGCGATCGACCCCGTCCGCGTCCGCTACATCGGCGGTTTCGGCGCGATCCACTGGGTCGAGCGCGACGAGTTCTGTCTGCCCCCCGCAGAGTGGCAGGCGGGGGAGCCCGGAATCGTGCAGCACATGAACGAGGACCACCGCGACGCGATGGCGCTGATGTGGAAGCAGATCCGCGGAGGCGAGCCCACGGGCCGTGACGACGAGCGCGAGCCCATGATGCTGGCGAGCGATCCCGAAGGCTTCCACATGCGGTGGGGCGCGGAGACGGCCTACGTGCCCTATGCGAAGCGCTGCGAGACCGCCCTCGACGTCCGCAAGGAGATGGTCCGCCTGACCCGGGAGGCGCGCGCCGCCACGGCCTGA